A single region of the Sphingomonas crocodyli genome encodes:
- a CDS encoding ABCB family ABC transporter ATP-binding protein/permease, with amino-acid sequence MPPERPDQPNPEKGFATLRRFLPYLWPADAPGMKARVGIAMLLVLAAKAAVLTMPFAYKAAVDRMAPGMEPAVGLAVALVVAYAGARFGGVLFDNIRNAVFETVGQDAGRRLAVQVFRHIHALSLRYHLERRSGALTKIVERGTKSIDTMLYFLLFNIAPTLIELAAVCVIFYVRFGLGLVLATLVFVAAYIGFTRTVTEWRTRVRREMVAHDTQASARAMDSLLNYETVKYFSAEDRETANYGKAVAAYAKAATKNERSLAILNIGQSLITNLIMAGAMGFTVWGWSRGQFTTGDVVLVNTLLSQLFRPLDLLGMVYREIRQGLIDMEAMFGLVDTPAEVKDVPHAPPIAVTGGAVRFENVRFAYDPERQILKGIDLDVKPGATLAVVGHSGAGKSTLARLLYRFYDVTGGRITIDGQDIAAVSQTSLRAAIGIVPQDTVLFNDTIGYNIGYGREGATQEQIEGAAKGAAIHDFILSLPQGYDTTVGERGLKLSGGEKQRVAIARTLLKDPPVLILDEATSALDSRTEAGIQATLRGVEAGRTTIVIAHRLSTIVHADEIVVLDAGQVIERGTHAALLAQNGTYADLWRRQAHERELAEV; translated from the coding sequence ATGCCACCCGAACGCCCCGATCAGCCCAACCCCGAAAAGGGTTTCGCGACCCTCCGCCGCTTTCTTCCCTATCTCTGGCCTGCCGATGCGCCGGGGATGAAGGCGCGCGTGGGCATCGCCATGCTGCTCGTCCTCGCGGCCAAGGCGGCGGTGCTGACGATGCCCTTCGCCTATAAGGCCGCGGTCGACCGGATGGCGCCGGGGATGGAGCCGGCCGTCGGCCTCGCGGTCGCTCTGGTCGTCGCTTATGCGGGCGCGCGCTTCGGCGGCGTGCTGTTCGACAATATCCGCAACGCCGTGTTCGAAACGGTGGGGCAAGATGCGGGCCGGCGGCTCGCGGTGCAGGTGTTCCGTCACATCCACGCCTTGTCGCTGCGCTACCACCTCGAACGCCGATCGGGCGCGCTGACCAAGATCGTCGAACGCGGGACCAAGAGCATCGATACGATGCTCTACTTCCTCCTGTTCAACATCGCGCCGACCCTGATCGAACTCGCGGCGGTCTGCGTGATCTTCTACGTCCGCTTCGGGCTGGGTCTCGTGCTGGCGACGCTCGTCTTCGTCGCGGCCTATATCGGCTTCACCCGCACCGTCACCGAATGGCGCACCCGCGTGCGGCGCGAGATGGTCGCACACGATACGCAGGCCAGCGCGCGGGCGATGGACTCGCTGCTCAATTACGAGACGGTCAAATATTTCAGCGCCGAGGATCGCGAGACCGCCAATTACGGCAAGGCCGTCGCCGCCTATGCCAAGGCCGCGACCAAGAACGAACGCTCGCTCGCCATCCTCAATATCGGCCAGTCGCTGATCACCAATCTGATCATGGCCGGCGCGATGGGCTTTACGGTCTGGGGCTGGAGCCGGGGACAGTTCACCACCGGCGACGTCGTCCTGGTCAACACGCTCCTGTCGCAGCTTTTCCGCCCGCTCGATCTGCTCGGCATGGTCTATCGCGAGATCCGCCAGGGCCTGATCGACATGGAGGCGATGTTCGGCCTGGTCGACACCCCCGCCGAGGTGAAGGACGTGCCCCACGCCCCGCCGATCGCCGTCACCGGCGGCGCGGTGCGCTTCGAAAATGTGCGCTTCGCCTATGATCCCGAACGGCAGATTTTGAAGGGCATCGACCTGGACGTGAAGCCGGGCGCGACGCTGGCCGTCGTCGGCCATTCGGGCGCGGGCAAGTCCACCCTCGCGCGCCTGCTCTACCGCTTCTACGACGTGACCGGCGGGCGCATCACGATCGACGGGCAGGATATCGCCGCCGTCAGCCAGACGTCGCTGCGCGCAGCGATCGGCATCGTCCCGCAGGATACGGTGCTGTTCAACGACACGATCGGCTACAATATCGGCTATGGCCGCGAAGGCGCGACGCAGGAGCAGATCGAGGGCGCGGCCAAGGGCGCGGCGATCCACGACTTCATCCTCTCGCTGCCGCAAGGTTACGACACCACAGTCGGCGAACGCGGACTGAAGCTGTCGGGCGGCGAGAAGCAGCGTGTCGCGATCGCGCGCACCCTGCTGAAGGATCCACCGGTCCTGATCCTCGACGAAGCGACCAGCGCGCTCGACAGCCGCACCGAGGCGGGCATCCAGGCGACCCTGCGCGGGGTCGAGGCCGGGCGCACCACGATCGTCATCGCCCACCGCCTCTCCACCATCGTCCACGCCGACGAGATCGTCGTGCTGGACGCCGGCCAGGTGATCGAACGCGGCACCCACGCCGCCCTGCTCGCGCAGAACGGCACCTATGCCGACCTGTGGCGCCGACAGGCGCACGAGCGCGAGCTGGCCGAAGTCTGA
- a CDS encoding DUF5818 domain-containing protein, which translates to MMDRTISQCRETGRLILQDSCYALHCANGRRMWLEMDRIPLHLVEQEVSVEGERYGRNLIAVHTITPLSRS; encoded by the coding sequence ATGATGGACCGGACGATATCGCAGTGCCGTGAGACGGGCCGGCTGATCCTGCAGGATAGCTGCTACGCGCTCCATTGCGCCAACGGCCGCCGCATGTGGCTGGAAATGGACCGCATCCCGCTCCACCTCGTCGAGCAGGAAGTTTCGGTCGAAGGCGAACGCTACGGCCGCAACCTCATCGCCGTCCACACGATCACCCCGCTCAGCCGCAGCTGA
- a CDS encoding DsbA family protein, producing the protein MIDFEMLKRHRWTIFAASAGLAASIAVAATLAPSSNPAASLPARDKAAIEAVVREYILAHPEIIPEAIERLRDKQSADAYARNKAALEKPFAGAWAGAEDGKIVVAMFSDYACGYCRASMADVTRLIADNKDVKFVWREIPILGPGSDVAARGALAAALQGKYRDFHSRMFAAGRPDEGRVTDALKASGVDLARARTDMASAAVASEIRNNLALAGEIDDSGIATPTFVIGGQVLKGAVGYDALKAAVAKARKS; encoded by the coding sequence TTGATCGATTTCGAAATGCTAAAACGACACCGCTGGACCATCTTCGCCGCATCGGCCGGCCTTGCCGCCTCGATCGCGGTCGCCGCCACGCTCGCCCCGTCGAGCAACCCCGCCGCCTCCCTGCCCGCGCGCGACAAGGCGGCGATCGAGGCGGTGGTGCGCGAGTATATCCTCGCCCATCCCGAGATCATTCCGGAAGCGATCGAGCGGCTGCGCGACAAGCAGTCGGCCGATGCCTATGCCCGCAACAAGGCCGCGCTCGAAAAGCCGTTCGCCGGAGCCTGGGCGGGGGCGGAGGACGGCAAGATCGTCGTCGCGATGTTCAGCGATTATGCCTGCGGTTATTGCCGCGCGAGCATGGCCGACGTCACGCGGCTGATCGCCGACAATAAGGACGTGAAGTTCGTCTGGCGCGAGATCCCGATCCTGGGGCCGGGCAGCGACGTGGCCGCGCGCGGCGCGCTCGCCGCCGCCCTTCAGGGCAAATATCGCGACTTCCACAGCCGCATGTTCGCGGCGGGCCGCCCCGACGAAGGGCGCGTGACCGACGCGTTGAAGGCCAGCGGCGTCGATCTCGCCCGCGCGCGCACCGACATGGCGAGTGCCGCGGTCGCCAGCGAAATCCGCAATAATCTCGCGCTCGCCGGTGAGATCGACGACAGCGGCATCGCGACGCCCACCTTCGTGATCGGCGGACAGGTGCTGAAGGGCGCGGTCGGTTATGACGCGCTCAAGGCCGCCGTCGCCAAGGCGCGCAAGAGCTGA
- a CDS encoding penicillin-binding protein 1A — MSRLSFLRNPLPAWRDQVRFLWGFRTWRWTGYLLWTALIGWIAIWFLFARGLPTADALLAYQTPLPTNVRDVDGEPIADFSRERRVQLNYDEFPPMLVHAFLSAEDKTFFSHPGVDFGGLAGAVWDYTTKLGSGRRAKGGSTITQQVAKNLIVGDDYSIARKVREAILAFRIEGALTKQQILEIYLNQIFLGRNAYGVQSASRAYFAKDVADLTLPEIAYLAILPKAPSNYTVERHAERALDRRNYVLRQMEENGFITAAQHTEAANAPLGIVPRYALKPSVTGYYMEEVRRQLIDRFGENADDGANSVYAGGLWVRTSYSGTVQDAAENALRDGLSRFEAGRGWNGRLAKIDVSGDDWPRALSNANIGAGYSSWKPAVVLSRSGSTAEIGFEDGSKGTLPSWGATMPKAGVGGRAFDFLKPGDVIVVKGDGENYTLKSIPRISGGMVIENPHTGQVLAMQGGWDARGSSFNRATQAERQPGSTFKPFVYAAALDNGMTPASIIIDGPFCVFQSARLGQKCFKNFSGANAGQQTMRWGVEQSRNLMTVRTASQIGMDKVIHTADVMGVGKYPPYLAYALGAGETTVIKMVNAYSMFANQGRALQPTLIDYVQDRNGKLIWRADKRVCEGCNMPRWNGKAMPRPPIRQKQVIDAMTAYQMLHIMEGVVQRGTATALRDLGRPIFGKTGTSNGPTNVWFVGGSADMVGGLYMGYDNPRSMGGYAQGGTIAAPIFRSFAAKAMKDMPVVPFQAPAGIRMIRIDRKSGRRVFGAWPDNSYYSSVIWEAFKPESEPRRTIRREEIAADKKATARATSDSEFLEGQGGIY, encoded by the coding sequence GTGAGCCGCCTGTCGTTCCTCCGCAATCCGTTGCCCGCGTGGCGCGATCAGGTGCGTTTCCTGTGGGGATTCCGCACCTGGCGCTGGACCGGCTATCTGCTGTGGACCGCGCTGATCGGCTGGATCGCGATCTGGTTCCTGTTCGCGCGCGGGCTGCCGACGGCCGATGCGCTGCTCGCCTATCAGACGCCTCTGCCCACCAATGTCCGCGACGTGGATGGCGAGCCGATCGCCGATTTCTCACGCGAGCGGCGCGTGCAGCTCAATTATGACGAGTTTCCCCCGATGCTCGTCCACGCTTTCCTGTCGGCGGAGGACAAGACCTTCTTCAGCCATCCGGGCGTCGATTTCGGCGGGCTTGCGGGCGCGGTCTGGGATTACACCACCAAGCTGGGTTCGGGCCGGCGCGCCAAGGGCGGTTCCACGATCACGCAGCAGGTGGCGAAGAACCTGATCGTCGGCGACGATTATTCGATCGCGCGCAAGGTGCGCGAAGCGATCCTCGCCTTCCGCATCGAAGGCGCGCTGACCAAGCAGCAGATCCTCGAAATCTACCTCAACCAGATATTCCTCGGCCGGAACGCTTATGGCGTGCAGTCCGCCTCGCGCGCCTATTTCGCGAAGGACGTCGCCGACCTCACGCTGCCCGAAATCGCCTATCTCGCGATCCTGCCGAAGGCGCCGTCCAATTATACGGTCGAGCGGCACGCCGAACGCGCGCTCGATCGGCGCAATTATGTGCTGCGCCAGATGGAGGAAAACGGCTTCATCACCGCCGCGCAACATACCGAGGCGGCGAACGCGCCTTTGGGCATCGTGCCCCGCTACGCGCTCAAGCCCAGCGTCACCGGCTATTATATGGAGGAGGTGCGCCGCCAGCTGATCGACCGCTTCGGCGAGAATGCCGATGATGGCGCGAACAGCGTCTATGCGGGCGGGCTGTGGGTGCGCACGTCGTATAGCGGCACGGTGCAGGACGCGGCGGAAAATGCGCTGCGCGACGGCCTGTCGCGGTTCGAGGCGGGGCGCGGCTGGAACGGGCGGCTGGCCAAGATCGACGTGTCGGGCGACGATTGGCCGCGCGCGCTTTCCAACGCCAATATCGGTGCGGGCTATTCCAGCTGGAAGCCCGCCGTGGTGCTGTCGCGATCGGGCTCCACCGCCGAAATCGGGTTCGAGGATGGCAGCAAGGGCACGCTTCCCAGTTGGGGCGCGACGATGCCCAAGGCCGGGGTCGGCGGCCGCGCCTTCGATTTCCTGAAGCCCGGCGACGTCATCGTCGTGAAGGGCGATGGCGAGAATTACACGCTCAAGAGCATCCCGCGCATCTCGGGCGGCATGGTGATTGAGAACCCGCATACGGGCCAGGTGCTCGCGATGCAGGGCGGCTGGGATGCGCGCGGCAGCTCGTTCAACCGCGCGACCCAGGCGGAGCGGCAGCCGGGATCGACCTTCAAGCCCTTCGTCTATGCCGCAGCACTCGACAACGGGATGACGCCCGCGTCGATCATCATCGACGGACCGTTCTGCGTGTTCCAGTCGGCGCGGCTGGGGCAGAAATGCTTCAAGAATTTCTCGGGCGCCAATGCCGGGCAGCAGACGATGCGCTGGGGTGTCGAACAATCGCGCAACCTGATGACGGTGCGCACCGCCAGCCAGATCGGCATGGACAAGGTGATTCACACCGCCGACGTGATGGGCGTGGGCAAATATCCGCCATATCTGGCCTATGCGCTGGGTGCGGGCGAGACCACCGTGATCAAGATGGTCAACGCCTATTCGATGTTCGCCAATCAGGGGCGCGCGCTGCAACCGACGCTGATCGACTATGTGCAGGATCGCAACGGCAAGCTGATCTGGCGCGCGGACAAGCGCGTCTGCGAAGGCTGCAACATGCCGCGCTGGAACGGGAAGGCGATGCCGCGCCCGCCGATCCGGCAGAAGCAGGTGATCGACGCGATGACCGCGTACCAGATGCTCCACATCATGGAAGGCGTCGTCCAGCGCGGCACCGCGACCGCGCTGCGCGATCTCGGCCGCCCGATCTTCGGCAAGACGGGCACGTCGAACGGCCCGACCAACGTCTGGTTCGTCGGTGGCTCCGCCGACATGGTGGGCGGGCTCTACATGGGCTACGACAATCCGCGTTCGATGGGCGGCTATGCGCAGGGCGGCACCATCGCGGCGCCGATCTTCCGCTCCTTCGCGGCGAAGGCGATGAAGGACATGCCGGTCGTGCCGTTCCAGGCGCCCGCCGGCATCCGCATGATCCGCATCGATCGCAAGTCCGGCCGCCGCGTCTTCGGCGCGTGGCCCGACAACAGCTATTATTCGTCGGTGATCTGGGAAGCCTTCAAGCCCGAAAGCGAACCGCGCCGCACGATCCGCCGCGAAGAAATCGCCGCCGACAAGAAGGCGACGGCGCGCGCCACCAGCGACAGCGAGTTCCTCGAAGGGCAGGGTGGGATTTACTAG
- a CDS encoding M48 family metalloprotease encodes MGLFSFAWRKPIARFAVATLVSLGLATQPVAAQSILRDTETEAWLKDISTPIIAAAGLQPSNVDVVLIGDKSINAFVAGGQVVYIHSGLLEAADTTNEVQGVIAHELGHITGGHVIRGAEGAKAATGITLLSLLVGAAAMAAGAGDAGMAAMMAGQQAALGKYLAFSRTQESSADAAGSGFLEKAGISGKGMLSFFQKLRKEEFRYASTYADIDPFMQTHPMSGDREENLRGDIMRSAAYNKATDPALEERFKRVKAKLIGYMDDPTTALRKYPEKDQSIYAHYARAYAWHRGAYPDKAVEEANKLVAAKPDDPYFLELKGQILLESGKPKEALAPLRQAVAGSRNAPMISALLGHALLATEDRENLKEARDVLKVSVARDRENPFAWYTLGSVYAGLGDEPRARLATAERYALIGQERLAQSSAEAAMQGIPRGTSDYIRAEDIALSARSAAQDRKRR; translated from the coding sequence ATGGGGCTGTTCTCGTTCGCCTGGCGCAAGCCGATCGCCCGTTTTGCCGTGGCCACCCTCGTCTCGCTGGGCCTCGCGACCCAGCCGGTCGCCGCGCAGAGCATCTTGCGCGATACGGAGACCGAGGCCTGGCTCAAGGACATTTCGACGCCGATCATCGCGGCGGCGGGGCTGCAGCCTTCCAATGTCGACGTCGTCCTGATCGGCGACAAATCGATCAACGCCTTCGTCGCGGGCGGGCAGGTCGTCTATATCCATAGCGGCCTGCTGGAGGCCGCCGACACCACCAACGAAGTCCAGGGCGTCATCGCGCACGAACTGGGCCACATCACCGGCGGCCATGTCATCCGCGGCGCCGAGGGCGCGAAGGCGGCGACGGGGATCACCCTGCTTTCGCTGCTGGTCGGCGCGGCCGCGATGGCGGCGGGCGCGGGCGATGCCGGCATGGCGGCGATGATGGCCGGGCAGCAGGCGGCGCTCGGCAAATATCTCGCCTTCTCGCGCACGCAGGAATCGAGCGCGGACGCCGCCGGTTCGGGTTTCCTCGAAAAGGCCGGCATTTCGGGCAAAGGCATGCTCAGCTTCTTCCAGAAGCTGCGCAAGGAGGAGTTCCGCTACGCCTCGACCTACGCAGATATCGATCCCTTCATGCAGACCCACCCGATGTCAGGCGATCGCGAGGAAAATCTGCGCGGCGATATCATGCGGTCGGCGGCCTATAACAAGGCGACCGATCCCGCGCTGGAGGAACGCTTCAAGCGCGTGAAGGCCAAGCTGATCGGCTATATGGACGATCCGACGACGGCGCTGCGCAAATATCCCGAGAAGGATCAGAGCATCTACGCCCATTATGCGCGGGCTTATGCGTGGCATCGCGGCGCCTATCCCGACAAGGCGGTCGAGGAAGCGAACAAGCTGGTCGCGGCGAAACCCGACGATCCCTATTTCCTCGAACTCAAGGGGCAGATCTTGCTCGAATCGGGCAAGCCCAAGGAGGCGCTGGCGCCGCTCAGGCAGGCGGTCGCCGGATCGCGCAACGCGCCGATGATCTCCGCGCTGCTCGGCCACGCCTTGCTTGCGACCGAGGATCGCGAAAATCTCAAGGAAGCGCGCGACGTGCTCAAGGTGTCGGTCGCGCGTGATCGGGAAAATCCCTTCGCCTGGTACACGCTCGGCAGCGTCTATGCGGGGCTGGGCGACGAACCGCGCGCGCGGCTCGCCACCGCCGAGCGTTATGCGCTGATCGGGCAGGAACGGCTCGCGCAATCGAGCGCCGAAGCCGCGATGCAGGGTATCCCGCGCGGCACATCCGATTATATCCGGGCGGAAGATATCGCGCTCTCCGCGCGATCGGCGGCCCAGGACAGGAAACGGCGTTGA
- a CDS encoding Rne/Rng family ribonuclease, producing the protein MTTRMLIDARHREETRVAVVKGNRIEEFDFESAERKQLKGNIYLAKVTRVEPSLQAAFVDYGGNRHGFLAFSEIHPDYYQIPKEDREALLREEAEHAAEEEALRAREEEDEDDVSEDDIERYEDDGGAETREDLGDDEEDRPAPKPQSTGGSDDAVENLRQKRMNLRRRYKIQDVIRRRQVLLVQVVKEERGNKGAALTTYLSLAGRYCVLMPNTSHGGGISRKISNAADRKRLKSIMAEMNLPRTMGCIVRTAGLQRTKAEIKRDFDYLARLWDEIRENTLGSSAPALIYGDSDLIKRAIRDIYNKDIDEVIVEGEEGYRQARAFMKLLMPSHTKKMVAYADAVPLFQRFGVEDQLAAMYQPLVQLKSGGYLVINPTEALVSIDINSGRSTREHNIEQTATATNLEAAHEIARQLRLRDMAGLVVIDFIDMEHGSNVRKVEKAMKEALKNDRARIQVGRISSFGLFEMSRQRLRTGVLEASTRQCPHCEGTGLVRTASSAGLSALRMLEDEAARGRGSRLLLRASQEAALYVLNRKRAEISEIEDRYGVLIEILSDGTLEGARMTVEAGGPPPSHAPKMPALPLIIDEDDDEEIIEDEIDEEDEEEAGEAGDREEGRDREGRGRNRRRRRRRGGRRDQESNGEAVEAEAGEGAEEGEEGEDAAPAAEGEEGGERRGRRRRGRRGRRRGNGNGDAAVEADGEEAGEAAEAEPVAAEPEAVEAVEAPAPVEEEAAPKGRRRPRARKTAEPAVEAPVEAAPEPVVAETPAEPVAEEAPAKPKRTRRKAAAKDEAPVEIAEPSVPVVEAAPAAEEAPAKPKRTRRKAAAKDEAPVEAEAPAVPEVAAEPAPAAEAPADPAAEEATDGPPRRGWWQRTFGA; encoded by the coding sequence ATGACAACCCGCATGCTGATCGACGCGCGCCACCGGGAGGAAACCCGCGTGGCCGTCGTCAAGGGGAACCGCATCGAGGAATTTGACTTTGAGTCTGCTGAAAGGAAGCAGCTCAAGGGGAATATCTATCTCGCCAAGGTAACGCGCGTTGAGCCGTCGCTGCAGGCGGCCTTCGTCGATTATGGCGGCAACCGCCACGGCTTCCTCGCTTTCAGCGAAATCCACCCGGATTATTATCAGATCCCCAAGGAGGATCGCGAAGCCCTTCTGCGTGAAGAGGCCGAGCACGCCGCCGAGGAAGAGGCGCTGCGCGCCCGCGAGGAGGAAGACGAGGACGACGTCTCCGAAGACGACATCGAACGTTACGAGGACGATGGCGGCGCGGAAACGCGCGAGGATCTGGGCGACGACGAGGAAGATCGTCCCGCGCCCAAGCCGCAGTCGACCGGCGGCAGCGACGATGCCGTGGAGAATCTGCGCCAGAAGCGCATGAACCTGCGCCGCCGCTACAAGATTCAGGACGTGATCCGCCGCCGTCAGGTGCTGCTGGTTCAGGTCGTGAAGGAAGAGCGCGGCAATAAGGGTGCGGCGCTGACCACCTATTTGTCGCTCGCCGGCCGTTATTGCGTGCTGATGCCCAACACGTCGCATGGCGGCGGCATTTCGCGCAAAATCTCGAACGCTGCCGACCGCAAGCGCCTGAAGTCGATCATGGCGGAGATGAACCTGCCGCGCACGATGGGCTGCATCGTCCGCACCGCGGGCCTCCAGCGCACCAAGGCGGAGATCAAGCGCGACTTCGATTATCTGGCGCGCCTGTGGGACGAGATCCGCGAGAATACGCTGGGGTCGAGCGCGCCCGCGCTCATCTATGGCGACAGCGACCTGATCAAGCGCGCGATCCGCGATATCTACAACAAGGATATCGACGAGGTGATCGTCGAGGGCGAGGAGGGCTATCGTCAGGCCCGCGCCTTCATGAAGCTGCTGATGCCCAGCCACACCAAGAAGATGGTGGCCTATGCCGATGCGGTGCCGCTTTTCCAGCGGTTCGGTGTCGAGGATCAGCTGGCGGCGATGTATCAGCCGCTGGTCCAGCTCAAGTCGGGCGGCTATCTGGTGATCAACCCGACCGAGGCGCTGGTGTCGATCGACATCAACTCGGGCCGGTCGACCCGCGAACATAATATCGAGCAGACCGCGACCGCGACCAATCTGGAAGCCGCGCACGAAATCGCGCGTCAGCTGCGCCTGCGCGACATGGCCGGGCTCGTCGTCATCGACTTCATCGACATGGAGCATGGCTCCAACGTCCGTAAGGTCGAAAAGGCGATGAAGGAGGCGCTGAAGAACGATCGCGCCCGCATCCAGGTGGGGCGCATCTCCAGCTTCGGCCTGTTCGAAATGAGCCGTCAGCGCCTGCGCACCGGCGTGCTCGAGGCATCGACCCGCCAGTGCCCGCATTGCGAAGGCACCGGCCTGGTCCGCACCGCATCGTCGGCGGGCCTTTCGGCTCTCCGCATGCTGGAAGACGAGGCCGCCCGCGGCCGCGGTTCACGCCTGCTGCTGCGCGCCAGCCAGGAAGCGGCGCTCTACGTCCTCAACCGCAAGCGCGCCGAGATCAGCGAGATCGAGGATCGCTATGGCGTCCTGATTGAAATCCTGTCGGACGGCACGCTGGAAGGCGCGCGCATGACGGTCGAGGCCGGCGGCCCGCCGCCGAGCCACGCGCCGAAGATGCCCGCTCTGCCGCTCATCATCGACGAAGATGATGACGAGGAGATCATCGAGGACGAGATCGACGAAGAGGATGAGGAGGAAGCCGGCGAGGCTGGCGATCGCGAGGAAGGTCGCGATCGCGAAGGCCGTGGCCGCAACCGTCGTCGTCGTCGCCGTCGTGGCGGCCGCCGCGATCAGGAATCGAACGGTGAGGCCGTCGAGGCCGAAGCCGGCGAAGGCGCCGAAGAGGGCGAGGAAGGCGAAGATGCCGCCCCCGCCGCCGAGGGCGAAGAGGGTGGCGAGCGTCGTGGTCGCCGCCGTCGCGGTCGTCGCGGTCGCCGCCGTGGCAACGGCAATGGTGACGCTGCGGTCGAGGCCGACGGCGAGGAAGCTGGCGAAGCCGCCGAGGCCGAGCCGGTTGCGGCCGAACCCGAGGCTGTCGAAGCCGTCGAGGCGCCTGCGCCCGTCGAGGAGGAGGCTGCGCCCAAGGGCCGCCGTCGCCCCCGCGCCCGCAAGACCGCCGAACCGGCTGTCGAGGCGCCCGTCGAAGCCGCTCCCGAGCCGGTCGTCGCCGAAACGCCTGCCGAGCCGGTAGCCGAGGAGGCCCCGGCCAAGCCGAAGCGTACCCGTCGCAAGGCGGCCGCCAAGGATGAGGCGCCGGTCGAGATCGCCGAACCGTCGGTCCCGGTGGTCGAAGCCGCCCCGGCTGCGGAAGAAGCCCCGGCCAAGCCGAAGCGCACCCGTCGCAAGGCGGCCGCCAAGGACGAAGCGCCGGTCGAGGCGGAAGCTCCGGCGGTGCCCGAAGTCGCGGCCGAGCCTGCTCCCGCCGCAGAGGCTCCGGCCGATCCGGCTGCCGAGGAAGCGACCGATGGGCCGCCGCGTCGCGGCTGGTGGCAGCGGACCTTCGGCGCCTGA
- a CDS encoding N-acetylmuramoyl-L-alanine amidase, protein MAGAIITGVDIATTQVIVRFDKPVATASAFVLNGPQRIAVDLPNTRMGRIQASGGLIASTRHGQYDPTTARIVFELKEPAVVSGADFSPDHQTLTISLKTVSENLFAKAVRKGRQLFGIAPGAQAKAPSQPGGITVPLDPPKPLPVPTVSGAKGSNRPLVVIDAGHGGHDPGSSSSDGSKQEKDVALAIAKAIRDELTASGRVRVALTRSDDRFLVLGERREIARRLKADLFISVHCDSAPNAAARGASIYTLSEVASDRVAAQLAAKENRADILNGVDLGGENNEVSSILIDLAQRETMNISSVFANLLAREMSEGVKMKDNPHKFAGLIVLKAPDVPSVLLETGYISNDEDLKLLLSSGYRKAVAEGVRKAVEIHFARRLTGQ, encoded by the coding sequence ATGGCGGGCGCAATCATCACCGGTGTCGACATCGCGACCACGCAGGTGATCGTGCGCTTCGACAAGCCGGTCGCCACCGCATCCGCCTTCGTCCTGAACGGGCCACAGCGTATCGCCGTCGATCTGCCGAACACGCGGATGGGCCGCATCCAGGCGTCGGGCGGGCTGATCGCATCGACCCGCCACGGCCAGTATGATCCCACCACCGCGCGGATCGTGTTCGAGCTGAAGGAACCGGCGGTCGTCAGCGGCGCCGATTTCTCGCCCGATCATCAGACGCTGACGATCAGCCTGAAGACGGTGTCCGAAAACCTCTTCGCCAAGGCTGTACGCAAAGGCCGCCAATTGTTCGGCATCGCGCCGGGCGCGCAGGCCAAGGCGCCCAGCCAGCCGGGCGGCATCACCGTTCCGCTCGATCCGCCCAAGCCCCTCCCCGTTCCCACCGTGTCCGGCGCGAAGGGCAGCAACCGTCCGCTGGTCGTGATCGATGCGGGCCACGGCGGCCACGATCCCGGCTCCTCCTCCTCGGACGGATCGAAGCAGGAGAAGGACGTTGCCCTCGCCATCGCCAAGGCGATCCGCGACGAACTGACCGCGTCGGGCCGCGTGCGCGTGGCGCTCACCCGCTCGGACGACCGTTTCCTGGTGCTCGGCGAACGGCGCGAGATCGCGCGCCGCCTTAAGGCCGATCTGTTCATCTCGGTCCATTGCGACAGCGCGCCCAATGCGGCGGCGCGCGGTGCGAGCATCTACACCCTGTCCGAAGTCGCGTCGGATCGCGTCGCGGCGCAGCTCGCGGCCAAGGAAAACCGCGCCGACATCCTCAACGGCGTCGATCTGGGCGGCGAGAATAACGAGGTCTCCTCGATCCTGATCGACCTCGCCCAGCGCGAGACGATGAACATCTCCTCGGTCTTCGCCAATCTGCTGGCGCGCGAAATGTCCGAAGGCGTGAAGATGAAGGACAATCCGCACAAGTTCGCGGGCCTGATCGTCCTCAAGGCGCCCGACGTTCCCTCGGTCCTGCTCGAAACCGGCTATATTTCGAATGACGAGGATCTGAAGCTGCTGCTCTCCTCCGGCTATCGCAAGGCGGTGGCCGAAGGCGTGCGCAAGGCTGTCGAAATCCACTTCGCCCGCCGCCTGACCGGGCAGTAG